The DNA window taatttttcctaatatccaatctaaacctcccctgacacagtttaaggccatttcctctcatcctattgctagtaacttgggagaacaacctccccacctcactacaacctccatTCAGGTAGTtttagagagtgataaggtctcccctcagcggcctgttctccagactaaaccctagctccctcagctgctccccagccccgctgcccttcaCACCCGTGCCGTGACGGCCGGGTTTGCGGCAGCTCCAGCCGAGCCTTCGGGAGGAGGGGGGCCCGAGGCAGTCGGGTCTCTGCTGGAGTTTCGGGGCCAgcgtgaggctgcggggcggggcaggACCCTTTGCAAGGCACTCACCGCCATGCCCCCGCCTCAGGCTGGCAGCCTGCGGCGCCCGGACCCGGCATCCCCGTACCCCGGCCCGGAGCCGCCGGGGCAggccaggggcacagggccggGCCCTGTTGCTCCCGGTGCCGGTGCGGCCCACGCTGGCCGTAACTTGCTCCAGCCCTACCGAGCCGTCAGGGAAGCCCGCGGCCCGCCGCGTGGAGTGCTCCCCCGAGATCCCGGGAGGTTGAGTGTCCTccccgcgggccggctccggccGAACGCGCCCACGCGTGTGTCTGCTGGCGTGAACCGGGGCGGCCCGGGGTACCGGAggcggcccgccgccgcctcggccCCGCTTCACCTGCCCGCTCCCAACCCTGCCAAGGCGGCCCGAACCCTGCCGAGACGGCCCCAACCCTGCCGAGGCTGATCCGAACCTCTCCGAGGCTGCCCGAACCCTGCCGAGGCTGGTCCGAACCCTGCCGAGGCGGCCCGAACCTCCCCGAGGAGGCCCGAACCATCCCGAGCCTCCCCGAACCTCCCCGAAGTCTGCCGAGCGCGATCCGAACCCCGCCGAGCCCGTCCCGAGCGTCGCCGAAGGTGCCCGAGCCCTCGGCGGGCGGAGCCGAAGGCGGCCGAAGCGGCCCGATCCCCGCGGGGCGCGCGCGgcgggctgggctcggctccGCAGTGGCGGGGGGGCGCAGAGGCGGCAGCCAAGATGGCGGCGCGGGTGGCGCAGGGGCCGGCAGCCCTTGGGCGCTCCTAGGCCGcggtcccccccaccccgggcggGCTCCCCGCCGTGGCGGCGCCCCCCGTTTGCGACCGGCAGGATGCTGCCCTCGCAGGAAGCCTCCAAGCTCTACCATGACAACTACGTGCGGAACTCCCGCGCCATCGGCGTGCTCTGGGCCATCTTCACCATCTGCTTCGCCATCATCAACGTGGTGGTTTTCATCCAGCCCTACTGGGTGGGCGACAGCGTCAACACCCCCAAGCCCGGTTACTTCGGGCTGTTCCACTACTGCGTGGGCAGCGGGCTGGCGGGCCGGGAGCTGTCGTGCCGCGGCTCCTTCACCGACTTCAGCACCATCCCCTCGGGCGCCTTCCAGGCGGCGGCCTTCTTCGTGCTGCTCTCCATGGTCCTGACGCTGGGCTGCATCACCTGCTTCGCCCTCTTCTTCTTCTGCAACACCGCCACCGTCTACAAGATCTGCGCCTGgatgcagctgctggcaggtACCCACCGACACCGGGCACCACCGGGCACCGGCAGGCCTCCTCCCGGCCTTTGGGGCGTGGGGGGCGCAGGGTTTGGCCGGGACAGCAGTGCTAAGCGCAGGTGGTGGGTGCCTGGTGAGCCCCAGGCACTGGTAACGGGGCCCCTGGCTGCAGGGAATGCCAGGCTTGCCCGAGAAAGCTGGGCTGGGGACATGTACTGTGGATCCATAGGACGTCCCGGCCAGGAAATGGCCCCAGGATATCCCAGGGCTACCTGGGACACCCAGTCCAGGCACTAGTGCTGATGGAGTACCAGGAATGGGCACCAGCTCGGGGTGCTGGTACCCAGGGCTCCCCAGGCACTGGTAGCAGGGCCCTTGGCCACAGGAAACACAGAGCTTGCTCAAGTAAGCTGGACTGGGTCCAAGCACTGCAAGGCCATGGTTCCAGAAACCAGCCCCGGGGCTTCCTGGGACACCCAGGCCAGGCACTAGCACTGGCAGAGCACCAGGAATGGGCACTGGCACCCAGGACACTCCAGGGCTTCCTGGGACAGTCAGGCAAGGCACTAGCCCTGGCGGAGCACCAGGAAGAGGTGCCAGCTCTAGGCCCTGGCACCCGGTGCTCCCTGGGCAGAGGTTGGGTGCAGGGAACACTGAGATTGGTTCAAGGAAGCTGGGCAGGATATAAGCACTGCAGGGCCATGGGGCACCGCAGACAAGAACTGTCCCCAGGGCGCCCCAGAGCTTCCTGGGTCAGCCAGGCCAGGCACTAGCACTGACAGGGGGCTGGCAATGGGCACCTGTTCTGGACACTGGCacccagggctccccagggaatCACAGAACTCCCTGAGACACAGCGGGGAAGCTGGATGAGGGACCCACCTCAGAACATGCACCAGCCCTGGGGCACCTGGATAGCCTGGAGCACCCTAGGACAGCCGGGTCAGGCACTGGCCTTGGAGCACCCCAGGACAATCTGGGCTAGGGACCAGCCTGGGGCACCCCACTACACCCCAGTCAGGGACCAGCTCTGGGACACCCTACAGCAAGGACTGCCCCACAGCACCAAATACCAGCTGCAAGGATGCTCTAGGACACCCTGGACCTGGGACCAGCCCCCTGAGGACTCAGACCCCCCGGGGCACCCCACATCAGGGAACTGGTCTCCCTGTCTACCCAGACCGAAGGGCATCCCTAAGCGAGCCCACCCCTAGGATATACCCACCTTAGGGGGACCCATTCACTGGCAGGAACCCATGCACAGACCGCTCAGCCCTGTAGAAGCACCTGTGCACAGACAGACCCTCCAGCTCCCCCTTAAAGAGATGTTGTGCCCAGGCCCCCTCCCTCCAGCATCACGAAAGGGTTGTGAGGACAGGccttccccagctctctgcATAAAGAGACCCCAAGTATAGCACTTCCCACAGAGGGACACCATATGCTTACCTTGATGTCTCTTCAGAAGTGACCACAGGCTAAAGTCCTGTCACTCCCCCCAAAAGTGGCCCTGTCTATAGATCCTTCTTAGCTCCCTCCACAAAAGAAGCCCCACCATAGATGCACCCCAACATCCTCATAGAGTCACTGCTCAAAGGGACACTGTAAAATAACCCAGCGGTCTCCCTAGAAGGAGACCTGATGCATATATTATTACGGACCCCAAGTATCCCCTTGTGCACAGTCCTCCAAGCTGTCCTCACAGAGTGTCAGTCCTTTTGGGAGAAAGACCCTGAGAAGAGATGCTGAGCTTCCTCCAGTAGCGGGACCCTTTGCTTCCTTCTCTTGCCAGTTTTACCACATGTAGAAAGACATTGCATTACTCCCCACTACATGCAAAGTGGGAATAGACCCAGAGCTTCCACCAGAAGGACCCAGAGCCCCCTATATTCCTAATGGAAGGACCCCAGTCCACCCCTGTGGGAGAAGGGCCCCAGTCATTGATGTGGGAGGATCAGCCCCTCCCATGTCAAGGGCTTGTAACTAGCCTGGCTCTCTCCCTTGCAGCTGGCTTGGGCTGGAAAGCCTGACCTCTCCTTACCCGGATCAGGACCACAGCCAGACCTGGAGCTGCCTTGGCTTATCAGGAAATTCCTTCATCTTTAATTTTCCCTACCCCAAAGATTTACTGGTTTAAGGCAAGCTCAGAGCCCAAATCCTACCAATTGTCAGCAGCTTTATCAAGCGCTTGGAGCGCCTggacagtgctgctgctgcgcaGGAAGCTGTGTGGCGGAGGGCACTGCACTGAAGGCAGCCCTGGCCTTCCTCCCCAGTGCTACTTGTCCTGGCCTGGCTCAGGCTTGagtggccacagcagcactccGCTGCTGTCACCTCTAGGTacccctctgccctgccctggggcaTGTCCCTGCTCACACTTTGCCCCTCGCAGCTCTACTTGCGGGGCTCACAACCGCACTTGTGTGAACCCCGAGTGCGCGGCTTGCTGCAGCCACGGGCCGGCTCTCCTGGCCCCAGCTGGCCCCAGGCTTGGCTCAGAGCTCTCCCAGAGCAGCATGGCTACACAGCCTTTCTGTGTCAGGGAAAGTCCAAGGCAGCATTAACAGAGGCTGGCTGTCCACCCTGCCCTGAGGCAGCACGAGAGAGAGCTTCTGTCCTGCAGGAGAGGCTGGTGTCACCACCAGGGAGGGCCAGGGCACagaggtggtggtgtggtgTGTGGAAGAAGGAACCTCATATCGGGGGAGCTGGGCAGGCCTGAACTTCCTTGGGCATGTCAGAGGCAGCCACAGGTGGATCTGTTACCTTGCGCATGGGGAAGGACCTGCCGTGACCCATGGAGAGGATGCCATGGGCCAAATCCCATGGGTAGGGCTGGGATGTGGCCCGACGTAGGCTCTGGTGCAGTGTGATGGCAAGCTTTGGAGATTCACCAGTCTGGGATGTTGGAGGGTTGTGCCAGAGCAGAGGGCTTGGTGgggcagagaagggaaaggcaTTCCTCCTGCCTTGGTGAGGTTTTAGCTGAAGGAGGACTTGCACCACTCCAGCAGAAGCAACAGCAAGGCTCAAAGTTTCATGGGTTCACTGGTGAAAACCAGGTAAATGAGgtgaaaggcagagagacaggGCAGAGGTGGG is part of the Phalacrocorax carbo chromosome 6, bPhaCar2.1, whole genome shotgun sequence genome and encodes:
- the LHFPL4 gene encoding LHFPL tetraspan subfamily member 4 protein isoform X1, with amino-acid sequence MLPSQEASKLYHDNYVRNSRAIGVLWAIFTICFAIINVVVFIQPYWVGDSVNTPKPGYFGLFHYCVGSGLAGRELSCRGSFTDFSTIPSGAFQAAAFFVLLSMVLTLGCITCFALFFFCNTATVYKICAWMQLLAALCLVLGCMIFPDGWDAETIRDMCGEKTGKYSLGDCSVRWAYILAIIGILNALILSFLAFVLGNRQNDLLHEELKTESKDFVGTARI
- the LHFPL4 gene encoding LHFPL tetraspan subfamily member 4 protein isoform X2, with translation MLPSQEASKLYHDNYVRNSRAIGVLWAIFTICFAIINVVVFIQPYWVGDSVNTPKPGYFGLFHYCVGSGLAGRELSCRGSFTDFSTIPSGAFQAAAFFVLLSMVLTLGCITCFALFFFCNTATVYKICAWMQLLAALCLVLGCMIFPDGWDAETIRDMCGEKTGKYSLGDCSVRWAYILAIIGILNALILSFLAFVLGNRQNDLLHEELKTESKDFVGTADS